DNA sequence from the Antennarius striatus isolate MH-2024 chromosome 3, ASM4005453v1, whole genome shotgun sequence genome:
aacacaacacacgAGGACAAAGCTGTCAGTCCTGTCGGCTCGGTTACTATAGAAACGCCTCACTGCCACTGGAAAGCGAGAACGTGTGTGTCGGTcagtattacacacacacctggttgaCACATAGGATGTACTAAAGGAGAGTGATGATGGAGgactctgtatgtgtgtgtgtgtgtgtgtgtgtgtgttgtcagagtGTAACTGCGATATGGAGCGCAGCATCTCCCCTCACTGCGCTGACTCAGGTGCGTGTCAGTGCAAACCCGGGGCCTCGGGCCGACGCTGTGACTCCTGTCTACCTGGATTCAACTGGAGAGGAGGCGGAGTCGGGTGTACAGGTAGGTAACCAGAACCCCTGCTATCAGAAACATTactaataatcaataatcaatgtcTTTTCTCAGCAAACATGTGTGATGAGGAGAGTTTAATCTGTCAGAATGGAGGAACCTGTGAGGACTTCCAGCGCTGCATCTGCCCCACTGGCttcacaggtaaacacacacctggacgGTGATCCAGTTCAAGTCATGTGTGtgtcgatgacatcacagatcaaatgtgtgatgacatcatgtgtGCAGGTTCACTCTGTGAGAACATCGACTGTCAGACGGCCGACAGTTGCCCCAACGCCGAGGGCGACGCCCCCTCTCTGACACCACACCTCTACCTGCTGACCTTCAGTCTGATGTCAGCTGCCTTCCACTGACCACTCACACTCATACAAGCGACAGGGATGAGGTCATGTCATCGGTGCAGTTTGTTTGCAAGCAGGACACCCCAAAAActtttaaatggatttaagtAAAATATTATGGAAGGGTGGAGGGGGGACACGTGATTGGCTTATCCGGAAGATGACATCATGACCAgcctctgcctctgattggctcggtGCAGGATCCAGATCTCATGGATCTAGATCACTTGTCATATAGATTTATCCGTTACCTTAGACATAAGAAAATGGTTCTCAAATATTGATAAATCAAATGATCGATGGATTAATTGATTTGTCATCAATTCGACCCACTCAGAGGCAAGTTCTTTTATTTGCTGGAGGTCTGCGTTCTCTGTGGTTATTTATGTGACACTTGTTCTTAGAAATACATCTTCcgatgttattatttatttactatgtAAACACGTTAATGTGGGAAACTGTCGgtgaaataatttgtttcaataaagatttttttttgcacaaacaaaaaacccattTGGTGTCAGTTAATAATCAGTTCAGAAAGTGGATGTGATGTTTGACAAGATGTTAAATGACAAGGCTTTatatatttaagtatttagtagtagtagtactttattgatcccttaaggaggttacAGGCTTTGTCATATGTGTTCCTCTTTAAAATCTATTAGTTTCTTTGTATGTGTGCATTAAATTACAATACAGTGATGTCCCAAATAAACCGAAAATGTCTCATAATAAAGCTACTGGATATAATgggattagatagatagatagatagatagatagatagatagatagatagatagatagatagatagatagatagatagatactttattaatcccggaggaaatagcATAAAATAGAATTGCATTATCATTATATAATTGCATTaaatagaatataaataatTGCACCTGCAAAAACACGCAAAACCTTCAGTTGCTCCCTCCTAGAAGAAAGAATCTCCATCTGAATTCTGGGTGAAACATTATCTGGTGGAACAGAACAGAAAGCCGAGCCGTGACGTCACTAAAATGCGTCAACAGCAGCTGATCAGTAGCGACATGCGGCGCTGGTGTCGGTGCGGGACGACCTTGCTGATTGGAGCGGGACTTGGAGCCTCGCTGAGCCGGCTGCTGAGTGACCGAGGCACCGGGGGGCAGCAGGAGGTGTCTGGGCTCCTGAGCCGAGTCCCGGTGCTGCCGGTACCGACGGTCCGGGCGTCCGAGCTGACGGTAAGACCAGCGGGTCGAAGCAGTGATGACGTAGATCAACAACTGTGATGGAAAGAgatgataataatgaatatTTCCCCGAAATAACGATAAAAAATTATGATATAAGcaataaatacattataaaaataataataaaaaaataaaaattaatgacGGCAAACCAatcagaataaagaataaaaaacattcGAAATAAGTGAGATTATGTAGGTATATATCTTCTTGTCTTACTTCTTATTTATCTTACTCCCTGTTACCGGCTGTCCACCTGTCCAGGTGAGTCCAGGTGGGTCGGGGGCGGTAATGAAGTATGGCTTCCCCTCACTGGCCAACATCAAGAGCAGAGAGTCCTACATCACCTCCTACGACCCCCGCACAAGAACTGCATCGTGGGTAATAGAGAGGCTGAACCCTGCGTCCCTGAGTGGCCAATCGGACAGGAAGTTCTGTGAGTTCAAAGAGGACGACAGGTGAGAAcacctgatgatgatgaggatacATCAGTAAGTCCAATAATTCAATCATTGCTCTCCTCGAACCCTCAGGACTCGCCCTaaagctcctctctctctcccattcATGTTGTTTCTCTCTCGACCACTGCTGAATGCTGATTTCGCCCCCCTTTCCAGCATACACCTGTTTCACAGAGCCACCAATGCCGACTTCAAGGGGAGTGGCTTCGACAGAGGTCACCTGGCtgctgcagccaatcacaagTGGAGTCAGAAAGCCATGGAGGACACCTTCTACCTGAGCAATGTAGCgccacaggtgaacacacacaggtgttgGGCCTGTACTGAGTTTATACGAGTCACTGTGGAGTTTACACTGTTGTTCTGTGAAACCAGATTCATACaaaccacatgtgttttgttcaGAACCCTCACCTGAACCAGAAAACCTGGAACAACCTGGAGAAACTGTGCCGCTCTCTGACCAAACATTACCTGAATGTCTACGTCTGCACCGGCCCCCTTTACCTGCCCAGGTGACATATCTCCATCTGTGGTTTGTGATTGCTTTCTGAGAGGAGCTACAGGAAGATatcacgcgtgtgtgtgtttcaggctgGAGGCTGATGGAAAAATGTATGTTCGGTACCAGGTTCTAGGACGAAACCACGTTGCCGTGCCGACACACTTCTTTAAGGTGAGTCCACTGGccttatgatgatgatgattatgaagAGTGACTGATGTCAGCTGATGAGCCCGCCTCCCTTCTCAGGTGCTGATCCTGGAGCAGGCTGATGGCAGAGGGGTGGAACTTCGGTCGTACGTTTTACCAAATGAACCGGTAGACGAAAAGATTCCTCTGGAACGTTTCCTGGTTCCCATAGAAACCATCGAAAGAGCGTCAGGACTCTTGTTTGTCCCTAACATCATGAAGAGGACGAGCAGCCTAAAGGCAATATCCGCTCACTGATTGATTACCCACAAGTCTCAGTGCTCTCATCCTCATATTGACATGgaaatgtaggaaaaaaaatcatgcagtgCTACTGATGCTAATTTTAGAAGCTAACAGACACGTCCTCCCATGTTTCAGAAGATCATTTCTAGACATCAGGATGTGCCCAGTCGAGtcagaatgaaatatttttcttgataAATCTAAACAGTCTGTGTTCCTATCAGGCCTTACTACAAAATAAAGGTCATGTCTGTCCTGTAAAGCTGCTGAAAAGTATGGTACGTACTCATTTCCACATTGTAggatactatttttttttaaaaactgacgcAGTCAATGTAAAAACTTGATTCATTCTTGTGCTGCTAGACTTTTTTTTAGTCtattcaaacaataaaatatgcaGAACTTGTTCCTgggctgacagatgtaatgaaAAACTGTTTCTTGACTTCCTTCTCCTTActggtttctgttttgtttgtgttttttttaactttttttggcacattttaaGTTCATGTTTTGATGTCTTCTTACTGTAgggaatttaattttaataacagGATTGATCACCGATTAGGTTtgtttaatgaaaaaaagagaaagtagCTCAGACAAATTACATCAAAGAGCGTCTCTGATACTCAACTACCTGGACCTTcaatataaaagtaaaattgTCCACTGTCAGTCAATCACATCAGAGAAGGGGAGGGGTCTTTCCTGTCTCTGATGCtgtgtcctgattggctggggGCTAGCTGAAATTTTCGTCCTCGTCCAGTGAGGAGAAGATGTGAGATAGCAAGAAGGTGGGCTCCTGCTGTGCCCCCTCTTGCAGATCTTCCTGCTgcgcctcctgctgctccttttGCTCCTTTTCGTGAATCACCGCCAGTTTTTCCTCGAGATCAGGAACCACGTTCGCCCACAGGAAGTCGATGATCTCTGTCATGCCAAATGAGAGatacaggaagtggtttgaCATTGACATGGTTTGACTCGTGTGCGTTGGCACACGAGCACCAGCATTATAATCAAATAAACCAGTAATACACGGTAACAGACCTCCGTATGACAAACTGGTCCAGTTGGGAACTTTGGAAACTTTCAGCCTGTGGAAACACTTCTGAGCACACAAAGTTGTGGCgtcactgaaacacacagagtACTGCTGTTAGTACTGCCTGTAGGAGTCCTACATTAACAGCACTATCACTGAAAGacagtttgacctttgacctcacccAATAGTTTCCATCACTGCGTCCCATCTGATGTCGGCCATGCTGTCCACATTCTGATTGTACAACCTGAAAGACAAATTCTGGAATTACCAAAAATTACCTCGGAGACACTGTCGACTCCTGATTGGCCGCACATGTTCGTTCTCGCGTTTTATATCCAAACAGTCGTTTGTAGTCGTAGTGGCGAAAATGACATCACAGTACGTTTGTGGACCATTGCCATGGTGACTACCTGAGCTGATGTGGTAATACAGCTGCAGCTGCGCTAACAATAAAAGATGGAGAGCCAACACCATTGTAAAACAGACAAGGTGGAATCAAGGCTTTGAGAAGCAATTACTTCatttaaaaggaataaaaacaccTTAACTTCAACTAACATTTAATCACCATGCTTAAATAGCGTTTAACTTTGAGAGGCGAGTCCTGTTTCAGGTGTCATGTGACGTACGTGTTGATGAGGCAGATTTTAAACTTGAGTACTCCAGACGGTCTGTTGCTGTGTTCCTGTGAAGTCACTTTCAGCCTCAGGAGGCTGAACCTGAGacgaacacacgcacacgcacacgcacacacacacacagtatcatTTACTGGGGCTGAACTGGTACCAGTAAAACACCAGCAGCAACGATCCAGCAGAAATACGTACCATTTGAGTCGACACTGAGTCCAGGACCTGGTCTTGACGTGCTTACT
Encoded proteins:
- the endog gene encoding endonuclease G, mitochondrial → MRQQQLISSDMRRWCRCGTTLLIGAGLGASLSRLLSDRGTGGQQEVSGLLSRVPVLPVPTVRASELTVSPGGSGAVMKYGFPSLANIKSRESYITSYDPRTRTASWVIERLNPASLSGQSDRKFCEFKEDDSIHLFHRATNADFKGSGFDRGHLAAAANHKWSQKAMEDTFYLSNVAPQNPHLNQKTWNNLEKLCRSLTKHYLNVYVCTGPLYLPRLEADGKMYVRYQVLGRNHVAVPTHFFKVLILEQADGRGVELRSYVLPNEPVDEKIPLERFLVPIETIERASGLLFVPNIMKRTSSLKAISAH